Below is a window of Mycolicibacterium chitae DNA.
TTCCCGGCGATCTTGGTGTGTCCGTAGGAAGCGCCCTGTTTGGCGTGACCATAGACCGGGCGCAGCAGCGAGTCGATGTCGATGTATGCCCGTTCGTGAGCACCGGGCAGCAGTGGCACTCGCTCGCAGAGTGCGCCCAGGTGTTCTCCCAGCACACCATCGAGTTGGCGAGCGTGACCGAAGGTGAACTCCCGCAGCAAAGTTCCGATCGTGGATGGCGCATACACACTGTCGAAGAGCGTTTTCATCCCGCCGCAGCGCACGATGTCGAGGTCATCGATGCTGTCTGCACCGGCGCACATCCCGGCGATCAGCGTGCTCAGCTTGGGTGACGGATTGGCCGCACCAGATTTGATCCGCTCGCAGGTGAACCGAACCTTGCGTTCCAGCAGCGCCGTCAGTCCGCACTGCTCCGCCAAGGTCATCACCGGCACAAGCCCAGCGCACGACACGAGATGGGCATCGTCGAACACTGCCGAGGACACGGCGAACCTATGGGACACTTGCACTGGAAGTGCCTTTCTGAACCGGTCTGATTGATGCCTAGAGAACACCAATCATCCCAGCTCAAGGGGCACTTTCCTCGTTCCGACACTCACTGACCAGCCAATTCATCAGTGGATCGAGGCTAAGGCTGGCCGGGCAGCAGCCGGATCATGAGCCCGTGCGACTCGGCCAGCAGATTGCCGTCGGCGTCGCGCAGCTCGGCGTTGACGAACGCCTTGCGCCCCTCGGCTTCCCGCAGCCAGCCGCGGACGTTGAGTTCGACGTCGACGGGCGTGACCTTGCGGTAGTCGACGTGCAGGAACGCGGTGCGGCTGATCGGGCGGCCGGTGGCGTGGATGACCATGCCGAACAGCGAGTCGAACAGCAGCGGCAGCACCCCGCCGTGCACGGCGTCGTTGCCGCCGACGTGATAGCGGCTGAACGTGACCCGCAGCAGCACCTCGTCGGGCTCGAACTTGTCGACGATCCACGGCGGCATCAGCAGGCTGCCCGCGCCGGGCAGATCCGGCACCCGGTTGGCCGGGCCCACACCCTCGCCGGACTGGAACGGATCCAGCTGCGCCACCAAGGCTTCCACTTGACCGGCGACGTCGGTCCAGGTGT
It encodes the following:
- a CDS encoding PaaI family thioesterase, with amino-acid sequence MSADYGLDPRRVDPNYDRHGGFPVFEPADPGPGFARFLTAMRRLQDLAVSTNPDPDTWTDVAGQVEALVAQLDPFQSGEGVGPANRVPDLPGAGSLLMPPWIVDKFEPDEVLLRVTFSRYHVGGNDAVHGGVLPLLFDSLFGMVIHATGRPISRTAFLHVDYRKVTPVDVELNVRGWLREAEGRKAFVNAELRDADGNLLAESHGLMIRLLPGQP